A window of Bradyrhizobium sp. AZCC 1610 contains these coding sequences:
- a CDS encoding SDR family oxidoreductase, whose protein sequence is MQKRNATVAVIGAGDFIGGEIAKKFASEGFTVFAGRRNGAKLEPLVKEIEKAGGEIHARSLDARKEEEIISFLGDADKHAPLEVCIFNIGANVNFPILDTTERVFRKVWEMACYSGFLAGREAARLMVPRGKGNIFFTGATASLRGGAGYAAFASAKFGLRAVAQATARELGPKNIHVAHLIIDSGVDTEWVRQRRIEALGPNALDDPDALMPPSSVAESYWLLYQQPKSAWTFELEIRPFGEKW, encoded by the coding sequence TTGCAAAAGAGAAACGCAACCGTGGCCGTGATCGGCGCCGGGGACTTTATCGGCGGCGAGATCGCAAAGAAGTTCGCCTCAGAGGGCTTCACGGTGTTTGCCGGGCGCCGTAACGGCGCCAAGCTCGAGCCGCTCGTCAAGGAGATCGAGAAGGCCGGCGGCGAAATTCACGCGCGCTCCCTCGACGCACGCAAAGAGGAGGAGATCATTTCCTTCCTCGGTGATGCCGACAAGCACGCGCCGCTCGAGGTTTGCATCTTCAACATCGGCGCTAACGTCAATTTTCCAATTCTGGATACCACCGAGCGCGTGTTCCGCAAGGTATGGGAGATGGCTTGCTACTCCGGCTTTCTCGCCGGCCGGGAAGCGGCGCGGCTGATGGTGCCGCGCGGCAAGGGCAATATCTTCTTCACCGGCGCGACCGCGAGTCTCCGCGGTGGGGCGGGTTATGCGGCGTTCGCCAGCGCCAAGTTTGGCCTGCGCGCCGTGGCACAAGCGACCGCACGCGAGTTGGGTCCCAAGAATATTCACGTGGCGCATCTCATCATTGATTCCGGCGTCGATACCGAATGGGTGCGCCAGCGGCGGATCGAGGCGCTCGGTCCCAATGCGCTGGATGATCCCGACGCTTTGATGCCGCCGTCCTCGGTCGCGGAATCCTATTGGCTGCTTTATCAGCAGCCCAAAAGCGCCTGGACCTTTGAACTGGAGATTCGTCCCTTCGGCGAGAAGTGGTAG
- a CDS encoding SDR family NAD(P)-dependent oxidoreductase: MAESRGVAILVGAGDAIGAAVARRFAKGGYTVCICRRDASKSQGLVGELRAEGHNIHAFSVDARQEAEVQGIFARIEKEFGPIEVCLFNAGSNVNKPLLETTEKLFFKAWELACYGGFLVGREAARFMLPRGRGTIFFTGATASVRGGQGFAAFSSAKFGLRAVAQAMARELGPKNIHVVHLLIDAGVDSEAIHQRMKAAKGIEASEIPPDSLTKTSSIADAYWFTHQQSRDGWTHELDLRPSVEKW, from the coding sequence ATGGCAGAGAGCCGCGGCGTAGCGATACTTGTAGGTGCAGGTGATGCCATCGGAGCCGCCGTCGCCCGGCGTTTTGCGAAGGGCGGCTATACAGTTTGCATCTGCAGGCGCGATGCATCTAAGTCGCAGGGGCTCGTGGGCGAGCTGAGGGCTGAGGGACATAACATTCACGCCTTCAGCGTCGATGCCCGCCAGGAAGCAGAGGTCCAAGGCATATTCGCGCGGATCGAAAAAGAGTTCGGGCCCATCGAGGTTTGCCTCTTCAACGCAGGATCGAACGTCAACAAGCCACTGCTGGAGACAACCGAGAAGCTGTTCTTCAAGGCTTGGGAATTGGCCTGCTACGGCGGCTTCCTGGTCGGACGTGAGGCTGCCCGCTTCATGCTGCCGCGCGGACGCGGCACCATCTTCTTTACGGGTGCGACCGCCAGTGTACGTGGCGGCCAGGGGTTTGCGGCATTTTCTTCAGCGAAGTTCGGACTTCGAGCAGTAGCCCAGGCGATGGCGCGCGAGCTCGGACCGAAGAACATTCATGTCGTGCATCTCCTGATCGACGCCGGCGTCGACAGCGAGGCGATTCACCAGCGCATGAAAGCAGCAAAAGGGATCGAGGCAAGCGAAATTCCCCCAGATAGCCTGACCAAGACGTCTTCCATTGCTGACGCCTATTGGTTCACCCACCAGCAAAGCAGAGATGGCTGGACTCACGAGCTGGATCTGCGTCCGTCCGTGGAGAAGTGGTAA
- a CDS encoding glutathione S-transferase family protein, whose translation MNVTPNLTLWGVGTSRTIRAHWAMHELGLSYKSKPIGPRTGETKTAEYTRLNPRQKIPLLQDGDFCIGESAAIVAYLSRTYSTPDRSLIPITQREFAAWLEWCFFIVAELDSTSLYVMRRHRADALGHIYGVAPEVVAQAGEYFRQQLRHVEVALADGRTFLMGDQFTSADILLTTCLDWAIAYGVGICDNAQPYLERIQGREAYRRAVAANVPVSPITPGAAKG comes from the coding sequence ATGAACGTGACGCCAAACCTTACCCTGTGGGGCGTTGGCACAAGCCGCACCATTCGTGCGCACTGGGCCATGCACGAACTTGGTTTGTCCTACAAATCCAAGCCAATCGGGCCGCGGACAGGCGAGACCAAAACCGCTGAATACACCAGGCTCAATCCCCGCCAGAAGATTCCCTTGCTGCAGGACGGCGATTTTTGCATCGGCGAAAGCGCCGCGATCGTCGCCTATCTGTCGCGAACCTATTCGACGCCCGACCGTTCACTGATTCCCATAACCCAGCGCGAGTTCGCCGCTTGGCTGGAATGGTGCTTCTTTATCGTGGCCGAACTCGACTCCACCAGCCTCTACGTCATGCGCCGCCATCGCGCAGACGCATTGGGCCACATCTATGGAGTTGCGCCCGAAGTCGTCGCACAAGCCGGCGAGTATTTTCGGCAACAGTTACGACACGTTGAGGTGGCGCTGGCAGATGGGCGGACGTTCTTGATGGGTGACCAATTTACCAGCGCTGACATCCTGCTGACGACTTGCCTGGATTGGGCCATCGCTTACGGCGTTGGTATTTGCGACAACGCGCAACCCTATCTCGAACGTATCCAGGGGCGGGAGGCTTATCGGCGGGCTGTGGCCGCGAATGTCCCGGTGTCACCGATTACCCCGGGCGCGGCGAAAGGCTAA